The genome window TATTTACTCTAAAGAGTTGTAGTGATGATTTAAATAATAAGAAGTTTGAGACTGTATATCAGCTAATACCAATGAATACTGATGCAGTACAGATTAGATCACTTGTATTAAATGGTAAAGAGTGTATAAGTACATTTGAAAATCCAAATCTAGAGCCTTGGCAAAGAGTTGGTATAAATAGATGTACATTAGATGAAACCTTTATAGCTGATATAAAAAGATTATGGGCTATAATGCCTGAGCTTAAAGCTGCGATGGTGTTGTTGCCGATTGAGTGAAAATATATCAAAATAAAGATATAAAATAAAAGACCTTATAAAAGGTCTTTTATTCTTGTTTTAAGTATGACTGTTATTTTTTATGTTCTTTATTAATTCTAATAACCTCAAATATAAATTTAATATATCCGCCTTTATACCAATTTTTATTTGCTCTTATGAGTGCCTCTCCTAGTTTGTAGCTTAGGTGGTTTTTTATTGTTAGGGCTTTTTGATTGCTTGCTTCTAATTCTTTTATTTTATCTTGTAAAACTTTTATCTGCTCTTGTGGTGTTGGTTGTGGAATTGGTGGCTCTTGCTTAACTTCTTCAAACTTAAGTAATTTAAATTTTTCTTCATATTTTGGCAAAGGAATATCATAAGGCATATCTTTAAAATATGCAAAGCGATTTTTATTTTTATTACAATATATTGCATCATATATAAATTCTAATTTTTCTTGTGCTGTGTTTAAAGAGTCTAATTTGTCTTCAATTGCTTTAGGGGATAAGAATTCATTTTGGTTGTAAGTGTATTTGAATTGATCATTATCAACTTTATCATATATTTTAGTCTTATTTGCGTCCCAGTTATGCACACATTCATTTAGCCAAAATATGTTATTTTTTACCTCTCTTATAGGATTTCCTGCATTTACTGTATTTGATAAGCAATTTTTTGTAAGCATACTCTTAGCACCAATTATAGAACCCGAAGCCACAAAAACACCTTTAGTTACGCCAATCTCTTGACCAAACCATACATGATCTCCAATATAAATACTTTTTGTTAAATTAATACGTTTATTAGTATCGCTGTCATATATTAAATGTGGATCAGCATTTCTAAACCAAATAGTATGAGAATATAAGCAATTATTACCAATAATTATATTTTTTCTCTCGGATATCAAAAAAGTTCTAGGACCAGCTGGATTATAATAATTATTATTTCCGCCATAAAATAAACAATTAGAATGAAGCGTAATATTTAATAATGTAGTGCTATCGCCTAAAAATACTAAAGCATTATCACCGCCAAAGCAAATACTTGAATTTTTTAATCTACATTTTGGGGTTAGAAATAAGATATTGTTTTTACCAATAAAAGTTATTTTAATTTTATCAAATTGCTCCAAATCTCCATAAATCACATTCCCATTTTCTCTTATATGCTTTTGCATTTTCTACCTTTTGCTTTCCTAAATTCAATTTGCAAACGGTAGGTTATCAAAAAAAAAAAAAAACGAGATTAGAAAAATAGATTAATTATTTTATTTAAGATTTTATTTATTATTATATCTATTGAAATTTTTTAAATGAGTATAACTAAGAATATAAACTAT of Campylobacter vicugnae contains these proteins:
- a CDS encoding LbetaH domain-containing protein, whose product is MQKHIRENGNVIYGDLEQFDKIKITFIGKNNILFLTPKCRLKNSSICFGGDNALVFLGDSTTLLNITLHSNCLFYGGNNNYYNPAGPRTFLISERKNIIIGNNCLYSHTIWFRNADPHLIYDSDTNKRINLTKSIYIGDHVWFGQEIGVTKGVFVASGSIIGAKSMLTKNCLSNTVNAGNPIREVKNNIFWLNECVHNWDANKTKIYDKVDNDQFKYTYNQNEFLSPKAIEDKLDSLNTAQEKLEFIYDAIYCNKNKNRFAYFKDMPYDIPLPKYEEKFKLLKFEEVKQEPPIPQPTPQEQIKVLQDKIKELEASNQKALTIKNHLSYKLGEALIRANKNWYKGGYIKFIFEVIRINKEHKK